The DNA region CAGTTTTTCCAGCGGCCAAGCAATGATCGGAGAAAAGAGCCCGATAAAAATCAGTTCCGGCAGCTTTTTCAAGTGAAACACCTCCTTCTCCCTTGAGAAACGAAGCAGAACCTTGTCTTCATGTTTTCGAATGACCCATTCCACCGACAGATTCGAAATAATGCAAGGATTTATTTCCCGATTCAAGGTAAAACAAGACCGGCGAACGCGGTCTGTTCACTGAACTGAAAAGATCTGTTTGTCATGATGATCCTGCCATTCGTTTCAGATAGCGGATCATTGTTTTCTTCTTTTGATATATAAATATCCCAGTTGGATGAAATACATCATCACAAACAACACAATTGCATGTACAGGTTTTTCAAAGATCAGAGATTTGCTCAACGTCACATATGGCGTCAACAAATCGGCAAACCGGTCCGTCACTGCACCAACCATGACCTTCAGCTGCTTGGATTTTTTGATAGAGTCCCTGATACGCGTACAGGGAATGACCCGGTTCAGCCAGGAGAGCCATGATTAATAAAAGATCAGGTAAATCACCAGGAACATGATCCCTGCCCCCATCACCAAACGGAAAACCAGGCCTCCGAATCCGAAACGCTCCTCTGTTTTTTTCGAGCGTCCCCATGATTCGGACAGGATCGTTTCCGTGACCGTTCCCACAATGAGCAAAACGATGATCGCCCCTGTCAACAGATCCAGCTGCATATCAAAGAACAGTCTCAGCAGGATACTGAGCAGAAGTGCGAGCAGCAAGCACACATTCACCGTGCGATTCACTTTGGCCAAGCCCTTGAATCTTTTCAACGGATTCTCCTCCCGCGACATGTTCCGGTGATGAATGTTCCCGTTCCATCCATTCCCTGATCGACGGGACTGTATCTGTGACCGTTTTTTGTCATCACTGTCCTGTGTTGGATGAACGCTTTTTGCTTCGAATCTTCCACACCAAATGCCACAACAGGTGAATGATGCCGACATACACCATGGCATAGGCGGTGAACATGATGCCACTGTACGAAAGGAACGGATTCGGCATGAACACGAATTGACAGACGAAAGGATTCAAGTAGAGGAGGAAACTCAAAGAACGTCTTTGTCCTCCGTAGAACCAATAAAGCATGGAAACGGTCGCTGCCGTCAAGAGCAAGACCACCACCGTAAAGTGATACGCATAAATATTCGAGAAATAGGGAAGCTCCAACTCTTCGGAAACAGAGACCGCCCAGTGGCTCGGAGCCGATTTCAATTCCGCTGCAAACTTCCCATCACCCGCAGCGTGTAGCGGGATATTCGAATCATACAGATACCCCGGAGGTACTGACAGTTCCAATGTCCACCTGGAAGGATCACTGTTTGGAGAACCCAAAAACACATAGGAACGAACCGGATTGATCACCGTTCTGAATCGACCGGCTCCATGATCCCGGAAGCGAATGGTCAATCGTGCCGTTTCATTTCCTTTCAAATGGAGCAAAAACTTGACTCCATCGATTCTTTTTCCCCATACCTCCAGTTTGCCGATGGTTTGTCCGGATTGCGGGTCTTTGAATACCACATTTGGAGTGAATGCCGGGTGATTCATGGATCGCAGATCCACTTTGACTTCAACCGGATTTCCGTTCAGCAGAACATCCACGTTCAATTCCTCGATCAATTGATGCGCCATATAGTCATCGATCGGATAAAATGCCTCGATCTCTCTGTCCTGCGCAGTTGTATTTTCCAACTCGTATTCAACGGCAACCTCATTCGTTAAATGGGCATCGTACTTCCAAGGCTGCTTCTTGATCTGAAAGGTAACCTTCCCGCTCTTCACTTTCACATGTTGATCATTTGAGTCAAACATCAGACCGCCATGCCAAGACCAGGATGTTGACTTGTCCGCGTATGCATGGGCCGGAATCATGCAACACAAGATGACTGCCAACAGAATCGGGATCAGTCGATTCAATGAATGTACCTCCATTGACATATACCGATTTGTCTTGCGATTTTGTGAGTCAGTACGGCATTCTCAATCACGCTTCTTTTCTGCTCTGTACTCATCTGCTCTGTACTCAGATACTTGATGATGAATACCCCCTGATTCGTACGAACCGGCAGAACTTTGTGACTGTTTCCGCCGCGAATGGGGGAATGGAATGAAAGAAAAAATGACCGCCAATTTCCTGTCTCAGTCGTTCAACCCGCTCCCCAAATGGGTAACTGCGAAAAAAATACATGATTGAAAACCGAAGATCAAGAGAATTCTGTTTGGGGCCGGTTTCCGGATCGTGAACTCTGCGCCTCTCCCAAAATCTGTCTTCCGGAACCGTAAAAGGAACGTTTTCATTCAATGATCACAAAATCTTTGAAAGAATCGGGACGAAAATGATCCTCTCATATCGAATTCTCTCATAGAGAGGAAATGGGGGGATCGACATCGAGAGGAAACATCCGTCCCGAAGAGGGATCTTGAAGAAAGCGACGGTTCTTGCCACGTTGGGGGCGCTGGGGTTTTCCCTGCTTGCCCCGATGAAAGACACGCTGTCGGCCGATCCGGAACCTCGTGTGAAGCGACTGGACGGAGCCAACCGGTATGAAGTGTCGGCAAGGATCAGCCAGGAGCTGACGGCTCGCGGCTTCACCTCCGACACGGTGGTGCTTGCACGGGGAGACCTGTTCACCGACGCGCTGTCGGGCGGTCCGCTGGCAAGCCGGCTGAAAGCCCCGATGTTGCTGACGTCAACCGGTTCTCTTCCGGCGCCCATTGAGAGCGAAGTGACCCGCCGGAAACCGTCCCGGGCGATCATCTTGGGCGGAACGGGTTCCGTTTCCGAGGATGTGGCCGACCGCTTGAAGCAGCTGGGAGTCAGTCAGGTGGAACGGCTGGACGGTCCGAACCGATTCGCCGTTTCGGCGAAAGTGGCGGAAGAAGTGGTCGCCGGCAGCCATGCGGACACCGCGTTCATCGCCAGCGGTCTGGTCTTCCCGGATGCCCTGTCCGCATCCAGCCTGGCCGGACAGAACGGATGGCCGATCCTGCTGACGGGCCAGGACAAGCTTCCGGAAGAAGTGAAGACCTTCATCCAAACTCACCCGACCATCAAGAAATACGTGATCGTCGGGGGAACCGGCACGGTTTCCGATTCGGTGAAAAGCGAACTGATGGCGCTGGGCAAGACGGTGACCCGGATCGGAGGAGCCAACCGGTTCGAAGTGGGCGTCAATCTGGCTCGCACCTTCAACATGAGCCCGGAATCGCTGGTGTTTGCCCGGGGGGATGTGTTCGCTGACGCCTTGTCCGGGGGACCGCTCGCCGCGCTGACGCGTTCCCCGCTGATGCTGGTGATGCCCGGAAGCCTGCCTGCTCCCGTGGAATCCTATCTGAAAGAGTCTGCCGGCCGATTCCATGAAGGATACATTCTGGGGGGAACCGGTTCGGTACAGGTGGACATCGAGCGGAAGATTGTCAGCTTCGTCATGAAAGAGGAGCTTCGCGGCGTATGGGTGGACATGTTCCATGACGGGGCAAAGACCCCCCAACAGGTGGACAAGTTGCTCGCCGACGTGAAGAAAATGGGGGCCAACGCCATTTTCCTGCAAGTGCGGAGACGGGGAGATGCGTTCTACAACAACAGCCTGGAACCCCGGACGGAAGACCCTGCCTTGCCGGCCGGTTATGATCCGCTGCAGGATCTGATCACCAAGGCGCACGCTTCCAACCCGCGCATCCAGGTGCATGCCTGGTTTGCCACGATGCCGATCTGGAACAAAACGACTCCGCCCAAGAGCGTCAACCACATTTTCAATGCCCATGGCCCCTCCAAAACCGGACGTGACATGTGGCTAAGCCTGAATCATGCCGGGGAGAACGTTTCGGGATCGGAGTACGTGATCGACCCGGGTCATCCCGACGCGGTCAACCACACGGTCAACGTCGTCAAGCATGTGGCGCAAAACTATGCCGTGGACGGCATTCACCTGGATCTCATCCGTTACATGGAGACGGACTGGGGGTACAATCCCACCGCGGTGAGCCGTTTCAACAGCCAATACGGCCGCACCGGACTGCCGAATCCCCAGGATGAGGTCTGGAAAGCCTGGCGCCGGGAACAAGTGAACAACATGGTTCAAAAGATCTATGCCGCCGTCGTCTCGGTTCGTCCGAACGCAGTGGTCAGCGCCGCGACCATCAGCTGGGGCAACGGTCCGCGCACCATCGAGGAGTACAACGCTTCCCGCACCATGAACAGTGCCCTGCAGGACTGGAACCGCTGGCTGAAGGAGGGATGGATCGACGTTGCCATCCCGATGAACTATTTCCGCGAATACGACGCCGATCAGAAGGTTTGGTTCGAAAACTGGCTGAATTGGGAGAAGGATCATCAGTATGAGCGGAACATCTATCCGGGCGTCGGCATCTACATGAACAGCATTTCGGACGGCATCACCCAGATCCGGAAAGCACTCCGGCCTTCGCCGTCCGGCAACTTCGTGCAAGGGGTCGTGCTGTACAGCTATGCCGTCACGAACAAAGACGGAGTGGACAACCAAGTGTTCTATTCCGCGCTGACGACATCCAGCCCGTATGATTCCATCCAACCCCCGGTCTTTGCAACTCCGGCCGTACCGCCGACTCTGTCCTGGAAATCGGCGCCGACCGACGGACACCTGACCGGGAAATGGGTGCAAACAACCGGTGTGCCGGATCACCGGGAAATCAAGATCACAGGACCTGAAAACCGGACCGTCTTCACAGACGGCAGCGGCGAATTCACCGCTCTCAATCTGAAACCCGGCACCTACACGGTCCAGGCGGGCAGCGTTTCCAAAACGGTCACCGTGTCCGCCGGCAAAGTCTCAAACGTGCAGTTGTCAGAGTGAATCAAAAACCACCCGCATCCCTCCCGGGACGGGTGGTTTTTTGGTGACTCATGCCCGTTGGAATTCAACCGCTTCTCTTCTTCAAGCGGCATGTCACGAATTCTTTCGGCACACAAACTCCTTCAGCACGAAGTTCAGAATCACCACATGGACCATCAACTTGTACCACTTGTTCACAGCATGTCTTTCAAGTGGATTCCCTCCCCGGTACCGAAAGAACGGTAAAAATAGGAGGCCCCGCCGAGAAGCACCAAGAGCATGCAAACGTTCCGTACGGGATTCCGGATCTTGCGTTGATACCGGGTTCCGCGCAATTTTTCATCACAGCTCTCTCCCATTTTCCGGTCCCACACAATTCGGAACAATGTCAATAAGACCGAGTATCCAGCCACCGCTCTTGAAGAATGTTCCAACGGCAGCAAAAACCCTCCGACCACGAAGACAACAGCCCCTGCCAACGTCATCCACATTTCCACTTTCAGGAGCACCCACGCCCGTTCAAACTCATCCCCAAAAACTTCCCGCAGCTCCTGCTTGATCGCATCCATCCCGATTTCCTCT from Staphylospora marina includes:
- a CDS encoding cell wall-binding repeat-containing protein; the protein is MKKATVLATLGALGFSLLAPMKDTLSADPEPRVKRLDGANRYEVSARISQELTARGFTSDTVVLARGDLFTDALSGGPLASRLKAPMLLTSTGSLPAPIESEVTRRKPSRAIILGGTGSVSEDVADRLKQLGVSQVERLDGPNRFAVSAKVAEEVVAGSHADTAFIASGLVFPDALSASSLAGQNGWPILLTGQDKLPEEVKTFIQTHPTIKKYVIVGGTGTVSDSVKSELMALGKTVTRIGGANRFEVGVNLARTFNMSPESLVFARGDVFADALSGGPLAALTRSPLMLVMPGSLPAPVESYLKESAGRFHEGYILGGTGSVQVDIERKIVSFVMKEELRGVWVDMFHDGAKTPQQVDKLLADVKKMGANAIFLQVRRRGDAFYNNSLEPRTEDPALPAGYDPLQDLITKAHASNPRIQVHAWFATMPIWNKTTPPKSVNHIFNAHGPSKTGRDMWLSLNHAGENVSGSEYVIDPGHPDAVNHTVNVVKHVAQNYAVDGIHLDLIRYMETDWGYNPTAVSRFNSQYGRTGLPNPQDEVWKAWRREQVNNMVQKIYAAVVSVRPNAVVSAATISWGNGPRTIEEYNASRTMNSALQDWNRWLKEGWIDVAIPMNYFREYDADQKVWFENWLNWEKDHQYERNIYPGVGIYMNSISDGITQIRKALRPSPSGNFVQGVVLYSYAVTNKDGVDNQVFYSALTTSSPYDSIQPPVFATPAVPPTLSWKSAPTDGHLTGKWVQTTGVPDHREIKITGPENRTVFTDGSGEFTALNLKPGTYTVQAGSVSKTVTVSAGKVSNVQLSE